The window GCAGCGGGACTCACCGCCGCGGCCGTCAGGGACGATTTCGGCGACGGAAGGTGGACCCTGGAGGCCGGTGCGCTGGTCCTGGCGGACAAGGGATTGGCATGCATCGATGAGTTGGACAAGATGTCGGAACAGGACAGGTCGTCCCTGCACGAGGCAATGGAGGCCCAGAAGATCTCCGTCGCCAAGGCTGGTATCAATGCGACGCTGCAGTGCAGGTGCTCGATGCTCGCCGCCGCGAACCCCATGCACGGGAGGTTCGACGAAGAGAGCGACCTGTATGACCAGATCAATCTGCCCGCACCTTTGGTTTCGCGTTTCGACCTCGTGGAGGTCCTGATGGACAAGCCCGAGAAGGAGCACGACGAGAGGCTGTCGAGGCACATCCTCCAGACCCACGCCCGCGGAGAGGCCAGGATGGTCCCCGAGGGAATGGATGTGAGCGGTGTCAACGTCAATACGATCCTTGACAAGACGGATTCCATCAAGCCGGTCTATGACATCGAGACCCTGAGGAAGTACGTCGCTTACTCCAAGCGCATCACGCCGGTCATGTCCGACGAGGCCATGAAGATCATCCAGGACAGTTTCCTGAGGATCAGGAAAAAGGGCAACGGCAAGTCCGTCCCGATAACCGCGAGGCAGCTGGAGGGATACGTGCGTCTGGCGGAGGCATCGGCCAAGATGCGTCTCTCCGACACGATCACGGACAGGGACGCCAACATCGCGGCCGACCTGGTGGAGCAGTATCTCGAAACGATAGCGGGCAACGGCGACGGAACATATGATATCGACAAGATCGCATCAGGCATATCGTCGAGGGACCGCGATGTGCTGGATACGATCCGCGGGTACATCGAGGAGAACAGCGATGTCGGCGTGAAGATGGACGAGATACTGGCATACGCCACAACCAACGGTCTCACCGAGAATCAGGCGGAGCGCGCGATGAAGCAGCTGAGCGACAGCGGCGAGATCTACAAGGGTCCGTCCGGTGTTTACAAGAAGGCTTGATACGATGTATGTAAAGATCCACAGACACGAGAGGGACACGATCCTGGCCGCCTGCGACGAGGGCGTCGTGGGAATGACCTTCAGGGACGACGGCGCCAAGCTGGACGTCAGCGAGATATTCTACAAGGGAGAGGTCACGGACAGGCCGGGTCTCGTGGAGCGCATGAAGAACGTCTCCATCATGAACCTCGTCGGGGACGAGGTCGTCGCCATCGCCGTGGAGGAAGGATATGCATCCGAGGAGGATGTCATCACCATCGGCGGCGCCAAGCACGTCCAGGTAGTGTTATTGTGAACTTCTGCGTGAAATGCGGCCGTGACTGCGAGGAATCCCTCCAGGGTCTGTGCATAGACTGCTGGCTGGACGGCCGCAAGCTGACCGAGCTCCCCCACCATGTGGACCTGAAGGTCTGCACCAACTGCGGGGAGTTCATGTTCGGCGACAGGTGGGTCAAGAAGGAGCTCACCGAGGCGGTGCAGGATGCTGCGGTCAACAGCCTGTCCGTCATCCGCGACGCGGAGGTCGAATCGGTCAGCACCACTTATGAGTGCCAGGACCCCTATGTTTACGTGGTGAGCGTCCACTCCGAGTGCAACATAATGGGCTACATCGCGGAGGATGACGCCTCCACAATCGTCCGCATCAAGAACAACGTCTGCAAGAGGTGCTCCAGGCAGCTCGGCAGCTACTACGAGGCCATTCTCCAGATACGCACCGGGGCAAAGGGGTCGCTCACACCCGAGCAGAGGGATAAGTCCCTGGCGTTCGTCGAGGACTACGTCGCCAACGCGGCGAAGACCAACAAGTCCCTCTTCATCACCAAGATGGAGATCGTCACCGGAGGCGTGGACGTCTATCTGTCTTCCATATCGTTGGGCAAGAACATCGCGAAGGAGTTCTCCGAGCAGTTCTGCGCCGAGACGAAGGAATCTCCGAAACTGGTCGGGCAGACCACCGACGGGCAGGACATGTACCGCCTGACCTATCTGGTCCGTCTGCCGGAGTACCACGTCGGGGACGTGGTCATCTTCGAGGACAGGTACTGCAAGCTCACCAGGGTCTCGGGCAGCGGCGGACGCGTGCTGGACCTCATGAACTTCAGGGAGAAGT of the methanogenic archaeon mixed culture ISO4-G1 genome contains:
- a CDS encoding NMD3 family protein — its product is MNFCVKCGRDCEESLQGLCIDCWLDGRKLTELPHHVDLKVCTNCGEFMFGDRWVKKELTEAVQDAAVNSLSVIRDAEVESVSTTYECQDPYVYVVSVHSECNIMGYIAEDDASTIVRIKNNVCKRCSRQLGSYYEAILQIRTGAKGSLTPEQRDKSLAFVEDYVANAAKTNKSLFITKMEIVTGGVDVYLSSISLGKNIAKEFSEQFCAETKESPKLVGQTTDGQDMYRLTYLVRLPEYHVGDVVIFEDRYCKLTRVSGSGGRVLDLMNFREKSVRRSDMTSIKLYEKEDDLREATVVSNMGTEIQVLHPDNYSTVDLKVPEGFEPGDSVMTVVIDDVLYLVP